From a region of the Salvelinus alpinus chromosome 2, SLU_Salpinus.1, whole genome shotgun sequence genome:
- the arpc1a gene encoding actin-related protein 2/3 complex subunit 1A isoform X1, producing MSLHQFLLEPITCHAWNRDRTQIAISPNNHEVHIYQKSGNQWVKSHELKEHNGHITGIDWAPKSDRIVTCGADRNAYVWSLKDGVWKPTLVILRINRAATFVKWSPLENKFAVGSGARLISVCYFESDNDWWVSKHIKKPIRSTVLSLDWHPNNVLLAAGSCDFKCRVFSAYIKEVEEKPGPTPWGSKMPFGAVLAEFGGAGGGGWVHSVSFSSSGNRLAWVSHDSTVTVVDGTKGSTPSQLKTEFLPLLSVLFISENSVVAAGHDCCPMLFRCDDGGSLTFVSKLDLPKASITRNISAMERFRNMDKRATTEDRNTALETLHQNSITQVSIYEGDQRDCLTLLYCLSSSQVSIYEGDQKDCPTLLYCLSSSQVSIYEGDQRDCLTLLYCLYEGDQRDCLTLLYCLSSSQVSIYEGDQKDCLTLLYCLSSSQVSMRETRGTV from the exons ATGTCACTGCACCAGTTTCTGCTTGAGCCCATCACCTGTCACGCCTGGAACCGGGACAGAACCC AGATTGCCATCAGTCCCAACAACCACGAGGTCCACATCTATCAGAAGAGTGGTAACCAGTGGGTGAAGAGTCATGAGCTGAAGGAGCACAATGGACACATCACAG gtATCGACTGGGCTCCTAAGTCCGACCGCATCGTGACGTGCGGGGCGGATCGTAATGCCTATGTCTGGTCTCTAAAGGACGGGGTCTGGAAGCCCACGCTGGTCATCCTGAGGATCAACAGAGCTGCTACCTTCGTCAAGTGGTCTCCTCTGGAGAACAAGTTTGCTGTGGGCAGCGGAGCCAGACTCATATCCGTCTGTTACTTCGAGTCTGATAACGACtg gtgggtGAGTAAGCACATCAAGAAACCGATCCGTTCCACCGTCCTCAGTCTGGACTGGCATCCTAACAACGTGCTGCTGGCGGCTGGATCCTGTGACTTCAaatgcag ggTGTTCTCGGCCTACATCAAGGAAGTAGAGGAGAAACCGGGCCCCACCCCCTGGGGGTCCAAGATGCCGTTTGGGGCGGTGCTGGCTGAGTTTGGGGGTGCCGGGGGAGGAGGATGGGTCCACTCTGTGTCCTTCTCCTCGTCTGGCAACAGACTGGCCTGGGTCTCACACGACTCCACTGTTACTGTGGTGGACGGCACCAAGGGATCCAC tCCGTCTCAGTTGAAGACTGAGTTCCTCCCTCTGCTCAGTGTTCTCTTCATCTCTGAGAACAGCGTGGTGGCAGCG ggtcatgACTGTTGCCCCATGCTGTTCCGTTGTGATGACGGAGGGTCCCTAACGTTTGTCTCCAAGCTGGACCTTCCTAAAGCTTCCATCACTAGAAACATCTCAGCTATGGAACGTTTCAGAAACATGGACAAGAGAGCTACCACAGAGGACCGCAACACAGCCCTGGAGACCCTACACCAGAACTCTATCAc TCAAGTCTCTATCTATGAGGGAGACCAGAGGGACTGTCTGACCCTGTTATATTGTCTCTCCTCCAGTCAAGTCTCTATCTATGAGGGAGACCAGAAGGACTGTCCGACCCTGTTATATTGTCTCTCCTCCAGTCAAGTCTCTATCTATGAGGGAGACCAGAGGGACTGTCTGACCCTGTTATATTGTCTCTATGAGGGAGACCAGAGGGACTGTCTGACCCTGTTATATTGTCT